In one window of Bradyrhizobium sp. AZCC 1721 DNA:
- a CDS encoding DUF2958 domain-containing protein gives MFTVADQVQLLVNALNGGDHFPVVKLFTPDAGATWLISEVDPDDPDRLFGLCDLGLGYPELGYLSLAEITAVKGPLGLPIERDRTFVADKPLSAYAEEARTNGRIVA, from the coding sequence CTGTTCACCGTCGCCGATCAAGTCCAATTGCTCGTGAACGCACTCAACGGAGGCGACCATTTTCCAGTGGTGAAGCTGTTCACACCGGATGCTGGAGCTACGTGGCTCATCAGCGAAGTTGATCCTGACGATCCGGATCGGTTGTTCGGCCTCTGCGATCTCGGTCTCGGCTATCCAGAACTCGGTTATCTCAGCCTGGCTGAGATCACGGCAGTAAAAGGTCCGCTCGGTCTGCCGATCGAACGCGATCGCACTTTCGTCGCGGACAAGCCCCTGTCTGCCTATGCTGAAGAAGCGCGGACTAACGGCCGCATCGTGGCCTAG
- a CDS encoding DUF3780 domain-containing protein — MSTAPANFDCADIYQEHGYLVRLTKGRDAKVQVFEVFGRPPSDREPQWAPETVFRCEAARDVWDVVSPEARTEFNRRLKLEGKPAGRWGADETAVQRLFGKELLVLLWAIEAPDVKPEEIAVAIRNWHGLKPEERWWLYTMTAAATGLAHQAGMGWRGALRQALCFGTRSDTFHLGAVAGRGTLEPRVNTGFVQPKKKSKPKKNEGPGFLFAPVPAE, encoded by the coding sequence ATGAGCACTGCACCTGCGAATTTCGACTGCGCCGACATCTATCAGGAGCACGGTTATCTCGTGCGCCTCACGAAAGGGCGCGACGCAAAGGTGCAGGTGTTCGAGGTATTCGGCCGCCCGCCAAGCGACCGCGAACCGCAATGGGCGCCAGAGACGGTGTTCCGCTGCGAGGCCGCGCGCGACGTTTGGGATGTGGTCTCGCCCGAGGCGCGCACCGAGTTCAACCGCCGCCTCAAGCTCGAAGGCAAGCCCGCCGGACGTTGGGGCGCGGATGAGACTGCTGTGCAGAGGCTGTTCGGCAAGGAACTGCTCGTACTGCTTTGGGCGATCGAGGCGCCAGATGTGAAGCCCGAGGAGATCGCGGTCGCCATCCGTAACTGGCACGGGCTGAAGCCCGAGGAGCGATGGTGGCTCTACACCATGACGGCAGCGGCGACTGGCCTCGCTCATCAAGCCGGCATGGGCTGGCGCGGCGCACTGCGGCAGGCGCTCTGCTTCGGCACGCGCTCAGACACCTTCCACCTCGGCGCGGTCGCAGGGCGCGGCACGCTGGAGCCGCGGGTTAATACCGGCTTCGTGCAGCCAAAGAAAAAATCGAAGCCGAAGAAGAATGAGGGGCCGGGCTTCCTGTTCGCGCCCGTTCCAGCCGAGTGA
- a CDS encoding DUF6615 family protein — translation MLCELAHSFSPRIAELLERDRGLTRNFREETVTDLFMASLVGLEAFGVRVDFPDEPTTGGDMDWIYAAPLELNGGRYLRLILQAKRAQFAKLKSGGYWYYHHLDHGSPSGQQAQTLIAYASTTPAGMATLPLYILYHPTSALAPATHNRPAIEGVNLVFAHHVAPVVFGGCARTQKKVDYWRDRFMPLSEILCWPAAVTEQRDPAAAGTTQFMVGLERAVLPGLTGAFHPDVVARRLGEQRARTAVAAAPDAPTPPPIKPVDGIPEDIRRAIEGQVTKKDRKELKRPRVILSTRMRRDSPNFDLAEQLSRRRD, via the coding sequence ATGCTTTGCGAACTAGCCCATTCCTTCTCACCCCGGATCGCCGAACTGCTGGAGCGTGACCGAGGCCTCACTCGCAACTTCCGCGAGGAGACTGTTACCGATCTGTTCATGGCCAGCCTCGTCGGGCTCGAAGCCTTTGGCGTTCGGGTCGACTTTCCAGACGAACCAACCACGGGCGGCGACATGGACTGGATCTATGCCGCCCCACTCGAGCTCAACGGAGGCCGCTACCTCCGCCTGATTCTTCAGGCCAAGCGCGCGCAGTTCGCGAAGCTAAAGAGCGGCGGCTACTGGTACTACCACCACCTCGACCACGGTTCCCCTTCTGGTCAGCAGGCCCAAACGCTCATTGCATACGCGTCCACCACGCCGGCCGGTATGGCCACACTACCGCTTTATATCCTTTACCACCCGACCTCCGCCCTCGCTCCCGCCACGCACAATCGCCCCGCGATCGAGGGCGTGAACTTGGTTTTCGCGCATCACGTAGCACCGGTTGTCTTCGGTGGTTGCGCAAGGACGCAGAAGAAGGTGGACTATTGGCGCGACCGCTTCATGCCGCTCTCCGAGATCCTGTGTTGGCCGGCCGCTGTGACGGAGCAGCGCGACCCCGCCGCTGCCGGCACAACGCAGTTCATGGTCGGGCTAGAGCGAGCGGTTCTGCCCGGTCTGACGGGCGCTTTCCATCCTGACGTGGTCGCCCGTCGGCTCGGAGAGCAGAGGGCGCGAACTGCAGTAGCTGCGGCGCCGGACGCGCCTACCCCGCCCCCCATCAAGCCGGTCGACGGTATTCCCGAGGACATCCGGCGCGCGATCGAGGGGCAAGTGACGAAAAAGGACAGAAAGGAGCTGAAGCGCCCGCGAGTGATTCTTTCGACACGAATGCGGCGCGACAGCCCAAACTTCGATCTGGCTGAACAGCTCAGTCGGCGCCGAGACTAA
- a CDS encoding ATP-dependent helicase codes for MSLTAEQRTAIDHDGHVMLSACPGSGKTHVIVSKLLRAVDTLRGTPRAAACITYTNAAVLEIEARLRRQLQVGDETHFEISTIHAFCLQYVFRPYAYRVKGYAKGFEVLSQDNPAFAKFVEATTRESGRYNLRQTDYDEFAQIQINETGTPIGSALTNGAISTREAKRYWQMVREAGYADFALIVYFSLLLLKKFPEIADHLASRFAFILIDEFQDTSDLQVEILTLIASRQRTRFFLVGDPNQSIFSFAGARPDLADVFAKRINARTDLSLSGNFRCSPQVIAHAETLIPRAPPMTAVGKAKVYTETPKLQKTATPFELLTDYFLPALDELKIPLGQAAILAPTWFSLFPLGRKLREYGIAVVGPGARPYKRNRLFAPLAEQICGYLIEPKPDALVGIERRLFETVLNATAQPRFDIFSYDGRAVVFRLLAEARRLEKLHTGAEDWLKAAVETFGIILREGGLLTAPATSRLTSSVDEILGDIRSNRVDVANLTLADLGLYASHGAALKLSTLHNAKGREFDAIAMIDLHNGRIPFFRAETQEQIEEARRLFYVGITRAKRYLLYGIDRTDLRNAPSPFLTTAGGLGLC; via the coding sequence ATGAGTCTCACCGCGGAACAGCGCACCGCCATCGACCACGATGGTCATGTTATGCTCTCAGCCTGCCCAGGCAGCGGCAAGACGCACGTAATTGTCTCCAAGCTCCTACGCGCGGTCGACACATTGCGGGGCACTCCGCGCGCAGCGGCCTGCATCACGTACACAAACGCGGCAGTGTTGGAAATCGAGGCGCGACTGCGTCGGCAGCTGCAAGTCGGCGATGAAACGCATTTCGAGATCAGCACCATCCACGCATTTTGTCTGCAGTACGTGTTCCGGCCATATGCCTATCGAGTAAAGGGCTATGCGAAGGGCTTCGAAGTTCTGAGCCAGGATAATCCGGCATTCGCTAAATTCGTCGAGGCGACAACGCGGGAAAGTGGCCGTTACAACCTTCGTCAAACCGATTACGACGAGTTCGCCCAGATCCAGATCAACGAGACCGGCACCCCCATTGGCTCTGCGCTCACCAACGGCGCCATCTCTACCCGAGAGGCAAAGCGCTATTGGCAGATGGTCCGCGAAGCAGGGTACGCGGACTTTGCGCTTATCGTCTACTTCTCGCTGCTGCTACTGAAAAAATTCCCAGAAATAGCCGATCATCTTGCCTCGCGCTTCGCGTTTATCCTCATTGACGAGTTCCAGGATACGAGCGATCTCCAAGTCGAGATCCTGACGCTGATCGCCTCGCGCCAACGAACCCGCTTCTTCTTGGTCGGCGATCCAAACCAATCGATCTTCAGCTTCGCCGGGGCGCGCCCCGATCTTGCCGATGTCTTCGCCAAACGGATCAACGCCAGGACCGACCTGTCGCTGTCCGGAAACTTCCGCTGTAGCCCACAGGTCATCGCCCATGCCGAAACGTTGATCCCTCGTGCACCCCCAATGACGGCAGTCGGCAAGGCTAAGGTCTATACGGAAACGCCAAAGCTTCAGAAGACAGCGACGCCATTCGAACTTTTGACGGACTATTTTCTCCCTGCGCTTGACGAGCTAAAAATCCCACTTGGTCAAGCTGCCATCCTTGCTCCGACCTGGTTCAGCCTATTCCCGCTCGGACGCAAGCTACGTGAGTACGGCATAGCCGTGGTCGGGCCCGGCGCTAGACCGTACAAACGCAACCGGCTTTTTGCGCCTTTGGCTGAGCAGATCTGCGGCTATCTCATCGAGCCGAAGCCCGACGCGCTAGTCGGCATCGAACGCCGCCTTTTCGAGACCGTGTTGAACGCAACAGCACAGCCGCGGTTTGATATCTTTTCTTATGACGGGCGGGCGGTCGTATTTCGACTGCTCGCTGAGGCTCGACGTCTGGAAAAACTCCATACAGGCGCGGAGGATTGGCTCAAGGCCGCTGTCGAGACCTTTGGTATAATTCTCCGTGAAGGCGGGCTTCTAACTGCGCCCGCGACCTCACGCCTAACCTCCTCAGTTGACGAAATCCTAGGCGATATACGCTCAAACAGGGTGGATGTCGCGAACTTGACCTTGGCCGATCTCGGTCTATACGCAAGTCATGGTGCTGCCTTGAAGCTCTCGACGCTTCATAATGCCAAAGGTCGTGAGTTCGATGCTATCGCAATGATAGACCTGCACAATGGACGCATCCCGTTCTTCCGTGCCGAAACGCAAGAGCAAATCGAAGAAGCGCGACGGCTCTTTTACGTTGGAATCACGCGCGCGAAGCGGTACTTGCTTTACGGCATTGATCGCACGGATCTGAGGAACGCCCCATCTCCATTCCTCACTACGGCCGGGGGGCTCGGTCTTTGCTGA
- a CDS encoding ATP-dependent nuclease, with product MRISRIVIRNFRSFEHLDVSLSQNTTCVIGENNAGKSNLLHALRLCLDVNLPSSYRALALKDIHSDADISEPTQVLIGVEITDYQGKINEEALAGAWQIKPDLARLIYRFRPKHGVREDLEAEERHAGDLTLDDYQWEITGGGDPKLDMAEADWRDDIGMSIRFPDLQSFLVVFLPALRDVESDLRQTRTSPLARLIDVSDIGSAEQETLIDALRKANAAIAASPTIASLAEAIDKSFKAVSGPAFEMDVGLGLAEPSFPIIVRALRILLTNIAVENFDPANNGLGLNNILYISILIEYFHKRLAQQKSAGQIILFEEPEAHLHPQLQLALYNALSALPFQSILTTHSTHITAQAGLNTFVVLTHTGDPATASGVPALNPSLSPTDVHDLERFLDATKSNLLFARKVMLVEGPAELFLIPPLVKTVLGLDLDRAGISVIPIYGVHFDVYSKLFCESCLPKKCAIVGDGDLKPSDAVLSGDDGEDDLPPPPDLKSLESDHVRAFVCQTTFERAITMTGTLPMFIAAAEELGLPGVKSKLKKGLKALQADGLGQEAKFEILDPLRATVLSTAKRVGKARFAQIAARHTEKATALPKYLKDAVAWLGEA from the coding sequence ATGCGCATCAGCCGTATCGTCATCCGTAACTTCAGATCGTTCGAGCACTTGGATGTCAGCCTCAGTCAGAACACGACCTGCGTCATCGGCGAGAACAACGCGGGAAAGTCGAACCTCCTCCATGCACTGCGCCTGTGCTTGGACGTGAACCTGCCATCTTCCTACCGGGCTCTGGCGCTGAAGGATATACACTCGGACGCCGACATCAGCGAGCCGACGCAGGTCCTGATCGGGGTGGAGATCACCGACTATCAAGGCAAGATCAACGAAGAGGCACTAGCAGGCGCGTGGCAGATTAAACCCGACCTCGCTCGCCTCATCTATCGGTTCAGGCCCAAACATGGGGTCCGCGAAGACCTGGAGGCGGAGGAGCGCCACGCCGGCGACCTGACACTCGACGATTACCAATGGGAGATCACAGGCGGCGGCGATCCCAAGTTGGATATGGCGGAGGCCGATTGGCGCGACGACATTGGCATGTCTATACGATTCCCCGACCTCCAGTCTTTCCTAGTCGTCTTCCTGCCAGCTCTGCGCGACGTCGAAAGCGACCTACGTCAGACTCGGACGTCGCCACTGGCGCGCCTAATCGACGTGAGCGACATCGGGTCGGCCGAGCAGGAGACATTGATCGACGCTCTACGAAAAGCGAACGCGGCGATCGCAGCCTCCCCCACCATCGCCAGCTTGGCAGAGGCTATTGACAAGTCGTTCAAGGCCGTTAGCGGGCCGGCCTTCGAGATGGACGTGGGGCTCGGTCTTGCCGAACCCTCGTTCCCAATCATCGTCCGCGCCCTACGTATCCTGCTGACGAACATCGCAGTTGAGAACTTTGACCCCGCCAACAATGGGCTCGGCCTCAACAACATCCTCTACATCTCTATCCTGATCGAGTATTTCCACAAGCGGCTGGCCCAGCAGAAGTCGGCCGGACAGATCATCCTCTTCGAGGAGCCGGAAGCACATCTTCATCCACAGCTGCAGCTCGCGCTTTACAACGCGCTAAGTGCGCTTCCCTTCCAGTCGATCCTCACGACCCACAGTACGCACATCACCGCACAGGCGGGGCTCAACACATTCGTGGTGCTGACTCACACTGGCGATCCGGCGACCGCGTCAGGTGTGCCGGCTCTCAATCCATCGCTCTCACCGACAGATGTGCATGATCTGGAGCGTTTCCTAGACGCCACCAAGTCGAACCTGCTGTTCGCGCGCAAAGTGATGCTCGTCGAAGGACCGGCCGAGCTCTTTCTGATACCGCCGTTAGTCAAGACAGTGCTGGGTCTCGATCTCGACCGAGCGGGCATCTCGGTGATTCCAATCTATGGCGTACATTTCGATGTCTACAGCAAGCTTTTCTGCGAAAGCTGCTTGCCGAAGAAATGCGCTATCGTTGGTGACGGTGACTTGAAACCCAGCGACGCAGTCCTCTCGGGGGACGATGGCGAAGATGATCTTCCGCCCCCGCCCGATTTGAAGTCTTTGGAGAGCGATCACGTCAGGGCGTTCGTCTGCCAGACCACATTCGAGCGGGCGATCACGATGACGGGCACACTGCCGATGTTCATCGCAGCGGCCGAGGAGCTCGGGCTTCCGGGGGTTAAGTCTAAGCTCAAGAAGGGCCTCAAGGCGCTCCAGGCCGATGGGCTTGGCCAGGAAGCCAAGTTTGAAATCCTTGACCCGCTTCGCGCGACGGTCCTCAGCACCGCTAAGCGCGTCGGAAAGGCCCGTTTCGCGCAGATCGCCGCCCGTCATACCGAGAAGGCTACGGCGCTTCCCAAATATCTTAAGGACGCCGTCGCCTGGCTAGGTGAAGCATGA
- a CDS encoding DUF499 domain-containing protein: MASREQLWAVIGGDLRVLRPGRARLLVNNGGQAKLVGSLRGQPSPNAVWEDFSGRRSSNLSAIAARHRRAARKTKPPDLVGGAMSIATIKQLCVPNAVVSTDSLVEQVAQIEDFAASKIDGRDFFKRNHFTAGLELLVKRGFDRLAGRSEDGAFYLTQAMGGGKTHSLIAFGLLASDPGLRREVVPKIAHGNDFGAAKVVIFNGHQNPDTLLWGYIAEQLGRGDVMAPFWRNGARTPGVDEWVSILGEEPVLILLDELPSYLQMAQGEAVGNTTLGDLTIGALERLFNALPRCPRACVVVTNLKDDVYLDGSGQLRTLIESLTKHYDRNAQAITPVQQNTGEVFAIVRKRLFDALPSADKIDEVAQAYVSALQKAKRVDTIPTTPETFIERIRETYPFHPSIRDIVARFAENRGYQKTRALIRLMRLAVRGAMAGNSNAFLIGLQHLDFNDQATIEEIRKINPGYSNAISRDVADRGNALAEKIDAADGNPTASAVAKVLLMSSLSAAESPLRGLTDGELIETLVDPLLDVSEIKGSLSRLEGQAWYLFKGVDNRVFFGQTANVTAEITEIAGNIATEQVDQTLREKLKEVFKPRSGALYSENIAILPALDDIKLDDERPTLIILEQPADKLPDEFVNWWNKQELQNRVLVLTADRNAVATLRTSARRQRAIAKVEERIKAQHGQGSPQMAELDGVRAREAAAFTSALRETFKSIVFPMRDRTKKSYLRSIDDFRMEFDRNDYSGEQQIIDTLAKRGKFISSDKFDAEFETLRLDAEEILFDADAVQHASLRRNAAVRSGWFWLPKGGLEQLTRAAVQRGFWREKDGLVAKKWERVTRVTARQDDFAQDPMVTGRFQVNVSPEDADIVYVSESGPPDPARAQKLDGRVYETMAPAVWFLGVDSKGVAKMGDPCEWRAPIRVKPDVKRTSTGYRVSLVAIPRAAAIRATFDGSDPKSGPEVPHGDMDAPTGAKQLRVVAEVNGLFSQEETAPLASGMDDTGGTRFQPKAALKPDTAAIMTSRFEPKDTAAAFSALDRLAKLSDAKVFGGTVDLNGTRSEGDFLTLRLGRDVAVPVAALDQKVKELAALLAASAPTVKLRLDGIAFSSGRDLMTFCDAFELDFDRVEWKQE; the protein is encoded by the coding sequence ATGGCGAGCCGGGAGCAGCTCTGGGCCGTCATCGGCGGCGATCTTCGGGTTCTGCGCCCCGGGAGAGCGCGGTTACTTGTTAACAATGGGGGCCAGGCCAAATTGGTCGGAAGTTTACGCGGACAACCCTCCCCGAATGCGGTATGGGAGGACTTCTCGGGCAGGAGAAGTTCCAATCTTTCGGCCATTGCCGCGCGTCACCGACGGGCGGCCCGAAAAACCAAGCCGCCCGATCTAGTGGGCGGGGCCATGTCAATCGCAACAATAAAACAACTTTGCGTTCCGAACGCAGTCGTTTCAACGGACAGCCTGGTCGAACAGGTCGCTCAGATCGAGGATTTCGCGGCCAGCAAGATAGACGGTCGGGACTTCTTCAAGCGGAACCATTTCACTGCTGGCCTTGAGCTGCTGGTCAAGCGCGGCTTCGATCGCTTGGCTGGCAGGTCCGAAGATGGCGCCTTCTATCTGACCCAAGCTATGGGCGGCGGCAAGACGCACAGCCTGATCGCGTTCGGCCTCCTCGCCTCCGATCCAGGGCTTCGCCGCGAGGTAGTTCCGAAGATCGCACACGGCAATGATTTCGGCGCGGCGAAGGTCGTGATTTTCAACGGACACCAGAACCCCGACACCCTGCTCTGGGGCTATATCGCCGAACAGCTTGGCCGCGGCGACGTCATGGCCCCGTTCTGGCGCAATGGGGCGAGGACGCCTGGCGTCGACGAATGGGTTTCCATCCTTGGCGAGGAGCCTGTCCTGATCCTCCTGGACGAATTGCCAAGCTATCTCCAGATGGCGCAGGGCGAAGCGGTGGGGAACACGACCCTTGGCGATCTCACGATCGGGGCGTTGGAGCGCCTCTTCAATGCCCTTCCACGGTGCCCGCGCGCCTGCGTCGTGGTCACGAACCTGAAAGACGACGTTTATCTCGACGGCTCGGGCCAGCTGCGCACGCTGATCGAAAGCCTGACGAAGCACTACGATCGCAACGCGCAGGCAATCACCCCCGTCCAGCAGAACACGGGCGAGGTCTTCGCCATCGTTCGGAAGCGGCTGTTCGACGCCTTGCCCTCGGCCGACAAGATCGATGAGGTCGCGCAGGCCTATGTTTCAGCGCTTCAGAAGGCGAAGCGCGTCGACACGATCCCGACGACGCCCGAGACGTTCATCGAGCGCATACGCGAGACCTATCCGTTTCACCCTTCCATTCGGGACATCGTTGCGCGCTTCGCCGAGAATCGCGGCTATCAGAAGACCCGCGCGCTCATTCGCCTGATGCGCTTGGCAGTTCGCGGCGCGATGGCCGGCAACAGCAATGCGTTCCTGATCGGGCTGCAACACCTCGATTTCAATGACCAGGCGACCATTGAGGAAATCCGAAAGATCAATCCAGGCTACTCCAATGCCATCTCCCGCGACGTGGCCGACCGGGGTAACGCGCTCGCCGAGAAGATTGATGCAGCCGATGGCAACCCGACGGCTTCAGCGGTCGCCAAGGTGTTGCTGATGTCGTCCCTTTCGGCAGCCGAATCGCCCTTGCGAGGCCTCACCGACGGCGAGCTGATCGAGACGCTCGTCGATCCACTGCTCGACGTGTCCGAGATCAAGGGGAGTCTGAGTCGCCTTGAAGGCCAAGCGTGGTATCTCTTCAAGGGCGTCGACAACCGCGTCTTCTTCGGCCAGACCGCCAACGTAACGGCGGAGATCACCGAGATTGCCGGAAATATCGCAACCGAGCAGGTCGACCAGACCCTCCGCGAGAAGCTCAAGGAGGTATTCAAGCCGCGCAGCGGCGCGCTCTACTCCGAGAACATCGCCATACTGCCAGCCCTCGATGACATCAAGCTCGACGACGAGCGCCCGACGCTGATCATACTCGAGCAGCCCGCCGACAAACTTCCCGATGAGTTCGTCAACTGGTGGAACAAACAGGAATTGCAAAATCGTGTCCTTGTGCTCACGGCTGACCGCAACGCCGTCGCAACGCTCAGGACCAGCGCGCGACGTCAACGGGCTATCGCGAAAGTAGAAGAGCGAATCAAGGCGCAGCATGGCCAAGGCTCGCCGCAGATGGCCGAGCTTGATGGTGTTCGCGCACGCGAGGCCGCAGCCTTTACGAGCGCGTTGCGCGAAACGTTCAAAAGTATCGTCTTCCCGATGCGGGATCGAACCAAGAAAAGTTATCTGCGCTCAATTGATGATTTCCGCATGGAGTTCGACCGCAACGATTATTCCGGCGAGCAACAGATCATCGATACTCTGGCGAAGCGCGGCAAATTCATATCCAGCGACAAATTTGACGCCGAGTTCGAGACTCTGCGTCTAGATGCCGAAGAAATCCTGTTCGACGCGGACGCGGTCCAACACGCTTCGCTCCGGCGCAACGCAGCCGTCCGCTCCGGCTGGTTCTGGCTACCGAAAGGCGGCCTAGAGCAGTTGACACGAGCAGCCGTTCAGCGCGGCTTCTGGCGCGAAAAAGACGGCCTCGTTGCGAAGAAATGGGAGCGCGTCACACGAGTCACAGCCCGGCAGGATGATTTCGCGCAAGACCCAATGGTAACGGGCCGTTTTCAGGTGAACGTCTCACCGGAAGATGCGGACATCGTTTATGTCTCGGAGAGCGGTCCGCCCGATCCGGCACGGGCGCAAAAACTCGACGGCCGCGTGTACGAGACAATGGCACCGGCAGTATGGTTTCTCGGCGTCGACTCGAAGGGTGTAGCCAAGATGGGTGACCCCTGCGAGTGGCGCGCGCCGATCCGTGTCAAACCGGACGTGAAACGCACCTCCACAGGTTATCGCGTATCGCTCGTAGCGATTCCGCGGGCGGCGGCCATTCGCGCGACCTTCGACGGGTCCGACCCGAAGAGCGGCCCCGAAGTACCCCATGGCGACATGGATGCGCCTACGGGGGCAAAGCAGCTTCGCGTCGTGGCCGAGGTGAACGGCCTGTTCAGTCAGGAGGAGACGGCGCCGCTTGCGTCAGGTATGGACGATACCGGCGGTACGCGCTTCCAGCCAAAAGCTGCGTTGAAGCCGGACACCGCCGCCATCATGACCTCGCGTTTCGAACCAAAGGACACGGCGGCCGCCTTCTCGGCGCTTGACCGGCTGGCCAAACTGTCGGACGCGAAGGTGTTCGGAGGCACTGTCGATCTCAACGGCACGCGCTCGGAAGGCGATTTCCTGACGCTCCGCCTCGGGCGCGATGTCGCCGTGCCTGTGGCGGCGCTCGACCAAAAGGTCAAGGAGCTGGCCGCCCTTCTCGCTGCATCCGCACCGACAGTGAAGCTTCGTCTGGACGGCATTGCCTTTTCGTCCGGACGCGATCTGATGACGTTCTGCGATGCGTTCGAGCTTGATTTCGATCGTGTTGAATGGAAGCAGGAGTGA
- a CDS encoding PGN_0703 family putative restriction endonuclease, giving the protein MKSHVSTIECHLYTPMTRVPLVPENVLRRHNVHFSIDTRFRRAARLLQYLWLCEQGIPTGIHVQGTADAAITMELGSCLSPEAADAGRNFLSPAIHGLVRRELVMREEGAMIDEDRLFRNALSSMPLVFNLFGPMVIDPRLATSVFRRLLPDFVHTVEGITFEHSPGRHEDRFLADGTAFDLAMRVVTPDGEEATVFFEIKYSEDMAGPAARMRPRYDEASREVRLFKDPQSHRLRALALEQLWREHMLAQLTVDQGITTRALFVAVGPRLNRRVNAAFRIYESELIGEEDRDSTRVGFKALTLEAVIAVLADAGASEIATALWRRYCDFERVYDFALHEFAATNLTSSNNSEGRPGREGDAPKAVGKIANPVPASATGRSKVHPRSSKASRGGAS; this is encoded by the coding sequence ATGAAATCTCACGTTTCGACAATCGAATGTCACCTCTACACTCCCATGACGCGCGTTCCGCTCGTTCCAGAAAACGTCCTCCGTCGCCACAATGTTCACTTCAGTATCGACACTCGCTTCCGCCGCGCGGCCCGGTTGCTCCAGTACCTCTGGCTTTGCGAGCAGGGCATCCCGACTGGCATTCACGTCCAGGGAACAGCCGATGCCGCGATCACGATGGAGCTCGGCTCTTGTCTAAGTCCAGAAGCAGCCGATGCTGGGAGGAATTTCCTGTCTCCTGCCATTCATGGACTGGTCCGGCGTGAGCTGGTGATGCGCGAAGAAGGCGCCATGATCGATGAGGATCGGCTGTTCAGAAATGCGCTGAGTTCGATGCCGCTGGTCTTCAATTTGTTCGGGCCAATGGTCATCGACCCGCGTCTCGCGACAAGCGTATTCCGGCGTCTCCTGCCCGACTTCGTTCACACTGTCGAAGGTATCACTTTCGAGCACTCCCCGGGCCGCCATGAGGACCGATTCCTCGCCGATGGCACTGCTTTCGATCTGGCCATGCGTGTCGTCACGCCGGATGGCGAAGAGGCGACCGTATTCTTCGAGATCAAGTATTCCGAAGACATGGCTGGTCCGGCCGCTCGGATGCGCCCTCGCTATGACGAAGCGTCCCGCGAAGTGCGCTTGTTCAAGGATCCGCAGAGCCACAGGCTGCGTGCCTTGGCGCTTGAGCAATTGTGGCGCGAACACATGCTGGCACAGCTCACAGTGGACCAGGGTATCACCACACGCGCACTATTTGTTGCTGTCGGTCCTCGCCTCAATCGGCGCGTCAACGCCGCTTTTCGCATCTACGAAAGCGAACTGATCGGCGAAGAGGACCGCGACAGCACCCGCGTCGGGTTCAAGGCATTGACACTGGAAGCTGTTATCGCGGTCTTGGCCGACGCCGGAGCATCGGAGATCGCAACTGCGCTTTGGCGGCGTTATTGCGACTTCGAGCGTGTCTATGACTTCGCGCTACATGAGTTTGCCGCGACCAATCTCACCTCCTCGAACAATTCAGAAGGACGGCCCGGTCGGGAGGGCGATGCTCCCAAGGCGGTTGGCAAGATCGCGAACCCGGTCCCCGCCAGTGCTACCGGGCGGTCAAAGGTCCACCCACGTTCGTCGAAAGCCAGCCGTGGAGGTGCCTCTTGA